A region from the Gossypium hirsutum isolate 1008001.06 chromosome A08, Gossypium_hirsutum_v2.1, whole genome shotgun sequence genome encodes:
- the LOC107894898 gene encoding V-type proton ATPase subunit F, with the protein MAGRAQIPTSNSALIAMIADEDTVTGFLMAGVGNVDLRRKTNYLIVDSKTTVKAIEDTFKDYTTREDIAIILISQYVANMIRFLVDSYNKPVPAILEIPSKDHPYDPAHDSVLSRVKYLFSAESVASGRR; encoded by the exons ATGGCGGGAAGAGCTCAAATTCCGACAAGTAATTCAGCACTAATTGCCATGATTGCTGATGAG GATACAGTAACTGGATTTTTGATGGCTGGAGTTGGAAATGTGGATTTAAGGAGAAAAACAAACTATCTAATCGTTGATTCAA AAACAACAGTGAAAGCAATTGAAGATACATTCAAAGACTACACCACAAGGGAGGATATTGCAATTATTTTGATCAGTCAATAT GTTGCAAACATGATAAGGTTTCTAGTTGATAGCTACAATAAGCCGGTTCCTGCAATTCTGGAAATCCCTTCCAAAGATCATCCTTATGATCCTGCTCATGATTCTGTTCTCTCCCGTGTGAAGTATCTCTTTTCTGCTGAATCAGTTGCGTCTGGAAGGCGTTAA
- the LOC107894937 gene encoding light-inducible protein CPRF2, which produces MDRVFSVEEISDHFWPSSSSSATTNSASADDDNKSGSKMNRSASEWAFQQFIREEVDKEGEDEGVTEGDLKKKNGTPSFNNGCLESNGNNNVLVDSDEYQAFLKNKLNLACAAVAMSRASFVKPQDSAVRADSGSQASDTPQSGSIATSKGAGDKDGNAQSGFPSVVNGQKKIGAQVRPSTSGSSREMSEDDEVEGENETMENMDPADAKRVRRMLSNRESARRSRRRKQAHLTELETQVSQLRVENATLLKRLTDISQKYNESAVDNRVLKADVETLRAKVKMAEDSVKRITGLSPVFHASPEISTAGMSSFDGSPSDTSTEAAVSVQDGPKHPLYQAAANKPISTHDLRTNNALADISSVENIQPKSEVSSVSGNKIGRTPSMQRVASLEHLQKRICGGISSCKPHLNGEK; this is translated from the exons atggATAGAGTTTTCTCCGTCGAAGAAATCTCCGACCACTTCTGGCCgtcctcctcctcctccgccACCACCAACTCCGCTTCCGCTGATGACGATAACAAGTCCGGTTCTAAAATGAACCGTAGTGCTTCCGAATGGGCTTTTCAGCAGTTTATTAGAGAGGAAGTTGATAAGGAAGGTGAAGATGAAGGAGTGACTGAGGGGGATCTAAAGAAGAAGAATGGGACGCCGTCGTTTAACAATGGGTGTTTAGAGAGTAATGGTAATAACAATGTTCTGGTAGATTCAGATGAATACCAAGCTTTTCTTAAGAACAAGCTTAACTTGGCTTGTGCTGCTGTTGCCATGTCAAGG GCATCTTTTGTAAAACCGCAAGATTCGGCTGTTAGAGCTGACAGCGGATCACAGGCATCCGATACTCCCCAATCGGGATCCATAGCTACTTCTAAAG GGGCTGGTGATAAGGACGGTAATGCACAGTCGGGATTTCCTTCAGTGGTTAATGGACAAAAGAAGATTGGAGCTCAGGTGAGGCCAAGCACAAGTGGATCATCAAGAGAGATGTCGGAAGATGATGAAGTAGAAGGAGAGAACGAAACAATGGAGAACATGGATCCAGCTGATGCAAAACGTGTAAGGAG GATGCTTTCCAATAGAGAGTCCGCTAGGCGCTCTAGAAGAAGAAAGCAGGCTCATTTGACGGAACTCGAGACACAG GTTTCTCAACTAAGAGTCGAAAATGCAACCTTATTGAAGCGTCTTACTGACATTAGCCAAAAGTACAATGAATCAGCGGTCGACAATAGAGTTCTGAAAGCTGATGTTGAAACATTGAGAGCAAAG GTGAAAATGGCTGAAGATTCCGTCAAAAGAATAACCGGTTTGAGCCCTGTGTTCCATGCCTCACCCGAAATATCGACAGCGGGGATGTCATCATTCGATGGAAGTCCCTCCGATACATCTACCGAAGCTGCTGTTTCCGTACAAGACGGCCCAAAGCATCCCTTATATCAGGCTGCTGCAAACAAACCTATATCTACTCATGACCTGAGAACCAATAACGCGCTTGCGGATATATCTTCAGTCGAAAACATACAACCGAAGTCAGAAGTATCATCAGTATCAGGAAACAAAATCGGTCGGACACCTTCTATGCAGCGAGTGGCTAGCTTGGAGCATCTGCAAAAGCGGATATGCGGGGGCATAAGCTCCTGTAAACCTCACTTAAATGGTGAGAAGTAG